The Canis lupus familiaris isolate Mischka breed German Shepherd chromosome X, alternate assembly UU_Cfam_GSD_1.0, whole genome shotgun sequence genome has a segment encoding these proteins:
- the LOC102153919 gene encoding melanoma-associated antigen 10-like has translation MPLRNSSELWKQGDLEEAQGLVDAQLSGAEEEEEGEEEAPPPPSPPSPPDPLSHLFLSSSSSSSSSSSFSSSSSSSSPSLSFCGMVCGAPEEGCAAAGALSAPQSSQSADPSPSGGAAGGLGQPEPPGPSGPGEAGDEELLVEGSFRMKTAALVVFLLLKYRTKEPISKAEMLEVFSPEYQDDFPAILSQASICLRLVFGLDVIEVDPSEHSYVLNPILGLTWDGMLSDQWGIPKTSLLGLILGFILLQDGCVLEEEVWETLGFTAVYDGQENTIYGEPVDRLTNVWVQEGYLERRQVAGSDPARNEFLWGPRAYEETSKVQVMDFLLQIGSNNLGSSLVL, from the coding sequence ATGCCCCTGAGGAATAGCAGCGAGctttggaagcagggagacctagaggaggcccagggcctggtggaTGCTCAGCTGTctggggctgaggaggaggaagaaggggaggaggaggctccacctcccccctctcccccatctcccccGGACCCCCTATCTCATCTctttctgtcctcctcctcctcctcctcctcctcctcctccttctcctcctcctcctcctcctcttccccttccttgtCCTTCTGTGGCATGGTCTGTGGCGCCCCAGAGGAAGGGTGTGCTGCTGCCGGGGCCCTGAGTGCTCCCCAGAGCTCTCAGAGTGCCGACCCCTCCCCCAGTGGTGGGGCAGCTGGTGGCCTTGGCCAGCCCGAGCCTCCTGGCCCCAGCGGCCCAGGGGAGGCGGGAGATGAGGAGCTCTTGGTGGAGGGCAGTTTCCGCATGAAGACGGCTGCCCTGGTGGTATTCCTGCTCCTCAAGTATCGCACCAAGGAGCCCATCAGCAAGGCAGAGATGCTGGAGGTCTTCTCCCCAGAATACCAGGACGACTTCCCCGCCATCTTGAGCCAAGCGTCCATCTGCTTGAGGCTGGTCTTTGGCCTAGATGTGATTGAAGTGGATCCCAGCGAGCACTCCTACGTCCTCAACCccatcctgggcctcacctgggatgGGATGCTGAGCGATCAGTGGGGTATCCCCAAGACCAGCCTCCTGGGGCTGATCCTGGGGTTTATCCTACTTCAGGATGGATGTGTCCTTGAGGAGGAGGTGTGGGAGACTCTGGGGTTCACGGCAGTGTACGATGGCCAAGAGAACACCATCTATGGGGAGCCCGTGGATCGCCTCACCAATGTCTGGGTGCAGGAAGGCTACCTGGAGCGCCGGCAGGTGGCGGGCAGTGACCCTGCCCGCAATGAGTTCctgtgggggcccagggcctACGAGGAAACCAGCAAGGTGCAGGTCATGGACTTTCTGCTCCAGATCGGTAGCAACAACCTGGGGTCCTCCCTGGTCCTGTGA
- the LOC111094819 gene encoding heat shock transcription factor, X-linked-like isoform X1 has protein sequence MPHCPVYRDEGRATAQDGSRGGRPSDRPGAGPAQGATSARSRGSRRLAEQCSCSRVVPTGPLAAEDPSFRLLLEENTFQALAQEPLLKRPRTVEDALLVAGGNLLCLPFPKKLWRLLNSSRFTSIWWEKDGTSIGLKEKLFQKEILERDGPDKVFETDCTKSFIRQLNLYGFSKLRQDVHTSFCLTNCFTGGVGPGPVRVLSKLQFYSSPLFRKDCPHLLKKRRAGVKAAQRQEEDKAEGLGSPAEADPASGHQRSSCPLRSTSRSSSGSSNRSW, from the exons ATGCCACACTGTCCTGTGTACAGAGATGAAGGACGGGCCACTGCTCAGGATGGCTCGCGAGGAGGACGGCCATCCGACAGGCCCGGGGCCGGGCCAGCACAGGGAGCCACCTCCGCCAGAAGCCGCGGCTCCCGCCGCCTGGCAGAGCAGTGCTCTTGCAGCAGAGTCGTCCCGACCGGTCCCCTGGCGGCCGAGGACCCCAGCTTCAGGCTGCTCCTGGAAGAGAACACGTTCCAAGCCCTGGCCCAAGAGCCTCTGCTCAAGAGGCCCCGCACCGTGGAGGATGCGCTGTTGGTGGCAGGCGGCAACCTGCTCTGTCTGCCCTTTCCCAAGAAGCTGTGGAGGCTCCTCAACAGCAGCCGGTTCACGTCCATCTGGTGGGAGAAGGACGGGACGAGCATCGGCCTCAAGGAGAAGCTGTTTCAGAAGGAGATTCTGGAGCGGGACGGGCCCGACAAGGTGTTTGAGACCGACTGCACGAAGAGCTTCATCCGGCAGCTGAACCTCTATGGATTCAGCAAACTGCGCCAGGACGTGCACACATCCTTCTGCCTCACCAACTGCTTCACCGGGGGAGTGGGACCGGGGCCGGTCCGTGTCCTGAGCAAG TTACAGTTCTACAGCAGCCCTCTCTTCAGGAAGGACTGCCCCCACCTGCTGAAGAAGAGGAGAGCGGGCGTGAAGGCGGCCCAAAGGCAGGAGGAGGACAAGGCTGAAGGGCTGGGAAGCCCAGCGGAGGCGGATCCCGCCAGCGGGCACCAGAGGAGCTCCTGTCCCCTGCGGAGCACCAGCCGGAGCAGCAGCGGGAGCAGCAACAGGAGCTGGTGA